Below is a window of Oryza brachyantha chromosome 10, ObraRS2, whole genome shotgun sequence DNA.
gtggcgacgcggtcCCGCGGCTGCGAACGGCGTCCGGCGAGCGGAAtcgatcgacggcggcgagggagcggCGGTACACGGAGGAGGCGAAAAGTGGCGGTGGGGCGGAGAGGTGGGGGCTTTAAAGGGTGGCgacgccggctagggcgggatggccggtggagaccgagtcgggcgcggcgaggtctcggcggcggcggcggttgcggcggcggtgtggactcggactcggcgcgacgcggcgcggcgcgggcgcgcgagctggcgagggctcggtcgctgacaggtgggccccacctgtcaatggtgcgagggaggagggaggcgacgcggactacgcgggcgcgcgcggcgcgcgagctaggccgagcggcggcccaggcggagggaaggaggcgcgcgcggggaggaggccggctcggctgggccggcctggagggagatgTGGGCCGGCtccgctgggccggcccgggaaggaggagaggaaaaggaagaaaaaaaagaaaaggaaggggaggaaaattggacttcggcccaatttgagaaggaagggaaaaagaaaggaaaaatgagggaaaaaggaaagccccacttttgccgagttttaaattaatttctttggccaaattttatacttctgcaatttgaatttaaatcctgttagtcgttttgcgagcctcgatttaattaaattaatttcttttagagggattcttcctgagttaattaagccaattattatttgcgaatttctttttacgattttaggcttgggataaaactccgagCGTGACACCTAGCAACTTAAGTAAGTTTTGATTAGAgatgatttaattttaatcgcctattcacccctcTCTAGTCAAAATCTTGATCCTGCATGACGTAGCCTTAATAATACAGGTATAATACTAGTAACCAAAagtctcaaaaaaaaaagagaaaaagtgATTTACAGGGGGCCAAAGAAAGCCGGAAAGCCTATGTCCCCATCGGCCTAGCGGATTTGGGctttgtgagttgtgactcCCCTTGCTAGGAGTCCTTTACGTACATGCCATTAAAAAAGATGGTGGTTACAAGGCGTTAAAAGACTATTTTGCCCTTGTTagtgaataaataacaaacaaaattttaaaacagtaagtaaataggaaaaatcagaaaaaaatttagaaaatggcagaattaattttaaatcaagaaataagtaagaaaattcgtaattaaattataaaatgcctagaatttgataaaattcaGGAAAATTGGCTCATAAATCaagaaaattgtaaaaaataaaggaaaattcggaaataaatgaaaaaaattcgcAGAAAATCTGggtaattcaaaaaaaatcagaaaaatgcCTAGATTAACAGTCAATAAATATGGAAAAtcagtaaaaaatttaaaatgaaaatcagtaaaaaaaatttaaaaattacagaattaattctaaatcaggaaataagttagaaaattcgtaattaaattataaattgtcTAGAAATTCACGAAAAATCAGAAATCAGAAAATATGGGAATACCATAGATAAAATACATGATGTTAGTACTAAATTACTTGGGTGATATCATCAATATTCAAGCAGGTGCATGACCATATCATCCATAGAAACAAGTTCATATGAATGTCACACACCATTTCATTTAGATACACATGCAAAGGTACAGAAATCGTAATCGTTTAAATTTACAGAGACTACAATGTAGACACAACTACAAGGCAACATCGAAATATTGAGGGCCATGTTATACATCATTCGACTTTTCCATTTAGGATGGATACATGAAATGACTAGTTGGATGTTCCTGTTGCATTTAGCTGCAGCAGCCACCACCTTGAGAGGATGAGCCAGCTCCACCACCTGAAGCATTTGGGACTGCATAGCTAACTTTGATCCCATAAGACTGCAACAGTTGGAAAATAACATTAGTAGCTGCGACTTAAAAGATATCAAAGTTACTTAAAATGCGAGAATATTGATAAAGCCATTGCTggataggaaaagaaaattcatggGATACAAGGGGAGCCAGCTGGCATGTTGAATTTGTATTTTGGGGTTCAAAACATAGCCTGTCCAATATCTTAGTGCGTGCCCAAAATGCCACCTTTCTCAAATAATTTGGCTTATTCAGTGTGACAGACACCGCATAAAAGTCAGTCTGGCCTGAGAGCATGAAGTCCTAAGTTAAGCCTTGCTGGGTTAATCTTTGAAAACAAAAGACAAACAGTGAATTTAATATAGCCGAGTAATGGCTTTCTACAATGCACCTTGCAATGAATGAAGGTTTTAGTGCAACAGTTTGATGAGAACATCAGCAAGACAACGACACTGGACAAGCAATGATATTCAGTCAAGCAGCTAGAATTAACAGCAGTGTCCTTGTTACCATCGTCCTCTCTGATTAAAACCAACGCCTGCTAAACCACTAAATTGGATACTAACAAATTGAAGAGTACAACGGAAAACGAGTGGGACTCTGCATTTTAGCTCGCGTGTGTATGGCAAACAAACAGGTACAGAAAGAATCCACAAAATTCCTCACCGAAACGAGTAGGGCAGGCGAGGCGAGAGAGCCGGCTGTCTCGGTATCTCAGGTCGGGCAGGCCTGGACGTCGGCCTGGGCTGGCCGTGCGGAGGTCCGGCGACGCGGGGTCCACCGGATGTGGGCGGTCCGATGGCGGCGTCTAGGTAGGGTTTCTAGGGGAAGGCGACGCAcgggagagagagtgagagccAGGCAGAGGAGAGTGAAGTAAATGATTCGGGGCAAATAAGTCATTTTCATACGTGGATCCCATATGTCAGAGCTCATTTTTCAACCGaatgtggatggatggaatggctggtaaaaaaaaattggtggaTGACGTGTCTATAAAGTTTTCGGTGGTAACTAAGTAAGCACCAACTTTTTTAATAGCAGAGGGGTAAAAGACTCCCCCTTCCAACCAGCTCGCGAGCCGATCTCCCCGTCCCCACTGCAACTTCGCCCGCCTGCGCCGACCACCGCCGATCCCCATCCCGCGAGCAgcgttgcggcgcggcgccgccgtcctgcTGCCTCCGCCACACCGTAttccgccgccggtgagcgccggCCTGCCCGCTCGCACATCCTCTCCCTCGTTTCTCTCTATCCCTACTAACCTTCTCTCTTTGCCTGAACCTtagtacttaaaaaaaataattcttgGGGTTCAGCTGAACCCTGCCCCATGCCCTATGTTAGATCCGCCCCTGAGAGGGACAGTGGCTCCGGTGGTGATGGCACCCCCGGCACTCCAAGCCCCACCCATGGTGCCCGTGTGAGGCTCCGGAAACGCTCCAGCGATGtgagtcctttttttttcgacTCTGTTGAGAATTAGAGATATCTACTGTTGGTGGACAATCATGTGATCTATCTGCATTATTGATTTATTAACAGGTTCCTTCTGATGTGAACAAAACCAATGGCTCTAATTTGCTGCTAAATGACCAGAACAAGTACAAGTCGATGCTCATTCGCACGTATTCCTCTCTCTGGATGATGGCAGGATTTGTGTTCTTGATTTACATGGGTCACCTGTACATATGGGCTATGGTTGTCATTATCCAAATCTTCATGGCGAGCGAACTCTTTAATCTGCTCAGGAAGGCCAATGAGGACAGGCAGCTCCCAGGGTTTAGACTACTGAACTGGTAAATGTCATGGTTCATTGAGGCTATGAACTTTTGATTGTTTGGATACCTCAACagattcttttttcctttatgaAAATTGCAGGCATTTTTTCTTCACTGCGATGCTTTTTGCATATGGCCGTTTTCTTAGTCGGCAACTTGTCAACACGGTGACTTCAGACAAGTTGTTGTACAAGCTTGTGAGTGGGCTGATCAAGTACCAAATGTTTATTTGCTACTTTCTTTATATAGCAGGTAATAACAACAGTTCATTGTTTCGCCAAGTTACATTGACAACAACTAGATATGGTTGAACAGTGAGCACTGCTTGGCTATTGTAAACCTTAGTTTTCCACAGTTAGCTAATTCTAACTCTTATGTACAGAAATGAGTCCATTGCTCTTTCTTAATTGCTTGTTACCAATATATCAATTTGCTTATTACTTCTGCCATACAGGTTTTGTCTGGTTTATTCTCACTCTAAAGAAAAAGGCATACAAGTACCAATTCAGTCAATATGCATGGACCCACATGATCCTACTGATGGTATTTGCACAGTCATCTTTCACAGTGGCCAATATATATGAAGGGATATTTTGGTAAAGTATCTGACATaatgttttattctttatGATAATGCCGATTTGCAGGTTGAATAGTGTAGGGTTAAAATACCCTTTTCTATTCTAATGGTTCTGCCCACAAATTTATTTCATGTAAATAGACTTCATGAGATTTGCATCAGAATATCAATATACTACAAGTTAAAGAGTGCTCAGGACTGAATGATCAAAGTGATATGACAATGCTTTAATAACTCAACACCGAACAAAATATGcttaaaattttgcatatttcaaTTGAATGCAGGATCACAGTAACTTATATCCTGAAGGGAGGTATCAGTAACACCTTAGCTTACAAAATattacctctgtcccaaaatataatcatttctaggttgtttagcatGGGGGTAGAAGGGTAGGTGGGGGtaaaatgggaaaaaaattgaataagaagTGATTGATGGAATAAGTAGTAATGTGAATAGTGCTAGAAAtgcttttatgcaaaattcaaattatagaaatgcttacattttggaacgaagggagtacttaCTGTTCCAAGCTATCCTATATATTAGGCCCCACGTATGAATAACAGCCTTACTTACACTTCTGCATCGCTTTGTGTAAATGGTTTAATCTGGAGGTGCTATGGTTGTAACATATGGATTTATGTGCTAGCTCATACCTGTCTAAATACTCCATGTGGGACTAATCCAACCTCATTATTTAACATGCGCAACCCAGGTGTCCACTAAGGGTATTTTACATTCACTCCTTTAAGGTTGGTGTCCTCGGTAGCACACCTCAAACTCAGGGTTATTACGTAAACTTATGTTATACTTCAttcatagttatatttttgataGCATGCTGTGAAATAAATATGTGCTCCCACTCTTTCAGAACTAGAGTAGTTCTGTTTATGCATCCTTTGACATATCTAACAAATGTAAGGCTGACATAACATGATGCTTATGTAGGTTCCTCCTACCAGCTTCCTTGATTGCTATCAACGATGTGGCTGCATATTTCTTTGGCTTCTTCTTTGGGAAAACACCCTTAATTAAGCTCTCCCCAAAGAAAACATGGGAGGGCTTTCTAGGTGCATCTGTGACTACCATGCTTTCTGCATTTGTGGTTAGTAATACCTGTCTACCTGTATATCCTTCCATTGTAGATGTCTCAGTTTCTCATTGCTGGTGGCTCTTTCAGTATCTCGTTCGGAATAGAGTTCTCAGTATCTTCTGTCATATGATAATAACTGGTTCTTTTCAATTTgttctcttaaaaaaataaacaaatgttCAGTGTTGTACTGCTGCTGCGTTGCTAGATGCCCAAACACACTATAATGCAATTAAGATATACTGCTTGTAAAAATAGCTCACGAAAGCATAACCAAtttttcagcaaaaaaaaatgtacttcCATAATTTATGGAAAGCAGGTATTGGTCAGTTGGTTCCCATTGATGTATATGATGGAAATATTGTGTATCTTGAATAAGGCAAACATAAATTCATCAGGTATAACACTAATTGAGTGAGAAATTTGGATGGAAGACAAACATTGCCCTAATCAAATTATGTGTAATAGCTTGCTTAAATTTGTTGGACAAATGATCCTTCACCATACCATCATGCTTTTCAGTAGTTCTTGAAACATAGCTGTAGAATGTATAGGTGCATGCTCTCTGTAATGCATTTTACTTGCATGTGCAATGCATTTTTAATGCTACAACATTGTTTTGGTACAACTCCACACCGCTTCTTTTGATGTACCATGTCGatttattttgcatgtaaATATAGTCTGTATGTTGTAACTGTTAAATTgattataatttattgttgGTTTTTTGCAGCTTGCTAATTTCATGGGCCATTTCCAGTGGTTAACATGCCCCAGAAAGGTAAAGCTCCTACTTGTCATTGATTAGCCCTTTTTCTCAAAGAAAAACTTGCATATATACCACTGGGATTTGCATAGGATGGATTTAAATCTTTTATGACAGCACTACATTCACTTACTATtgcatttttcatttgaattgatatttttctgtAACCATGACCACATGATAGGATTGAAATACCCTACGGCTCAATATATAATCCAATCGAACAAAAACCAACACAAATACACAACTGATCAACCAAAATTCTCCACCTCCCATCCTATCCTTGTTATTTGTGGCAGTACAATGGTCAGTTGCATTGTCATCTAATCCATTTTGTGTCTTCTGCATGCACAGATCCAAGTGCAACTATACTCAGgattaacaaaacaaaatattaacagctcaagaagtgcaaGCTATtgaaaaactgaaaactaATACCGAAGACAGTAAATATCAAAACATAAACTTTCAGATTGCCTTCATCTTAAGAACTTATGCAAAACAATGCAATAGAAGATCCAATAACAGAGAACTGACCAGTCATGCGTGAGCAATGAAGAAATGTCATGGCCATCATGGCACTTCTTGCTTCATGTGGCAGCCTTTGCTGTCATTTGTTGTTGCTTATGGGCTGCAGATGGTGGATGGTGGAAGCTGTTAGTAGGCCAACTCCAGTGATGTAGATTTActgttatattttacaaagaaAGGTTGgaaatatttgttaatcatgTTGTGTACAGGATTTGTCTACTGGATGGCTTCATTGTGATCCTGGCCCTATGTTTACACCAGAAAGTTACCATTTACCAGGATGGATACCACGATGGGTGAGAAGAGCATTTTGATGTTTCTTATAAATGAACGAGAGTTCTCATTCCATGTTTTATAGTCCTTGTGCCATCTAGCTTTTTCTTCACCCTTTCTGTTTGCAGATCCCTTCACGAGAAGTGGCAATTATGCCTATTCAGTGGCATGCCCTAGCTCTTGGCTTGTTTGCTTCAATAATAGCACCATTTGGAGGGTTTTTTGCTAGTGGATTTAAAAGGGCTTTCAAATTCAAGGTGCACATCAATTATCTTTtgggagaaaatatttcaatgTCGAAATCTTATATTCTGTATACTTTCCAGGACTTTGGTGACAGCATACCTGGCCATGGTGGATTTACTGATAGGATGGATTGTCAAGTAAGTCCTTTTaagttaatatttttctaaatgcATAGTTTGTAAGGGTGTCTGTCAGACAAGTAAATCTCAAGTGTACTTGCTAGTGCTTTTCTAGTATATGCTCTCCGGCACTGCACAATGCTTTCCCTGTTTCATAAAATCGTTTTACTTCAACACAAAAatagacattttttttgttcatctgTTCGGCTCTCCGGTGATTCCATCATCCTGCAagcttctttttattttgtctttGTTAGAGTTAACACATACCAAATTGTTGAGCTCGAAACCATGTTCTTCATTCAGTTACATTACAACTCATGATGGATAAAATGGTATTCTCCTTTTGATGTTCTAACTAAATGCTGAAGTATTTTCGTTGACATCTTGCAGATGGTTATGGCTGTATTTGCCTATATCTATTACCAATCATTTCTTATGGTACAGGACTTGTCTGTTGAGACAATCCTAGAGCAGGTACTGTGGAGTTTGGACTCCTTCCTGACTTGCATTATATCACTGCACATCAGATGTAACCTGACCCGTAATATTACATGTAATGCAGATACTAAGGAATCTCACATTCGAGGAGCAGCATGATCTATATGAGCAGCTAGGCCAGTTACTGACGAGAGGAAACTGATCCTAACGTAGAGACATCATGCACAAAATCCACAGGATAATGTGCACTgtcgttttctttttatacttTTAGAAGATCATCATGTACATCCTTAACACCTCAAAAGAGAAGAATTGTAACGCTGAcggatgctttttttttttcggatcGTTATAGGCGGTATGAGTATGCAGGAGTATGTTCTTGCCTTCTCTGTTCTtgccttctcttttctttcccaGTCGTCACGTTTGTTTGCATGAGAAGGCGAATGAAGGCTTAGTTGCAACCATGACAATTTTTGTTTGGTCTTCTTGCCATCGATGGGTCCTTTGACTTGTACCTGTAGAACGATGTTAGTCCCATTATTTCTTTGCTTTATGGATATGCTAACCTACCAGGATCCGGATTGTCTAGTAACGTAGACAATCACTGTTTATGTGAGAAACACAGTAAAAAAAGCTATGAACAGTATTGAAATACTGTAGCCACAGTGATTTTTGGGACTGTAGCAAATATTGTTCATTATTGTATCAGTAGATCTGGTCCGCCAGTTTTGGTCCAACGGTAAAAAAAGTTACAAATTTCAGTTATTGTAGCCCTCTGCAGAGGATTCAGATGGAACCTACCCATATTGTTTATCTGGTTTGGTTGTCATCGATGGGCTAGCAGATTAGTACCTACACTTCTATTTTCAACTTAGCCAAGTCATCGGTGGGAAAAGGCCAGGTATCTCTCTAATACATTAGATGAAGGGTAAATTTCACCTAACAGCATACTTTGCAACAGTTTTAGGCTTTAAATGGTCTCTAAACTTATTTACATATGTGATCTAGGTACCTAACtcttgaaatatatatttatatgccaCATAACTCATTGCAATTTTTGGGTAGGTGAAATTTATATGCCACAACTTTTGGGTAGGTTACCCGTTACTCTAATCTGCTAGCCGTCGTGATTCAGTAAAACTTTTGGTCGCATaagttgaaaataaaagtGTATCTAGGCTACTAAGTAGGTTTGAGCAAATTGATGATAAATGATTAAGAGACTAATCCATTTGATGCTTGATGAGTAGACATTATGACCCTTAAAGTTGTAACAAGGGTAAAGGTAacactttaaaaaaaagaaatgaagcgGAGGTAATTTGGACAAAGGAAGATACAAATTCAAGTGCCTAAAATTGCAAGGAGTAGAACAGTCCTATCTTAGTTAGGACTGTCTGACAATCATGGAGACAAGACAGTTTGGATTAGGCAGGATTATCTGACCTGCATAGAGACATTATAGTCCGGTGAGACAAGACTGAGACATGATTGTCTGACCTGCGTGGAGCTCTTTACGGTACCTCCTATTAGGGTATCTCCAATAGAAGCACCTCACTTCCAGGTGCTTAAGGCAAGAGGATAGAAATATAAGCCATATGCATGGTTTAAAAAGTTCTTCCCCAATGCAAGCATCACTCACTAGGTGCTTATATGTTTTAGAACCCATATAAGCACCTGTACTTCCCAATGCAATTGATTTTCTCAGTACTCTAGTAATAAatgtaaaaacaatattttctcatGGATTACACCATTCAACTAAACAAAGTGCaactttattatattaatgaaaTGAGTGCTGACATtggatacaaataaaaaatcagaaacaAAATTGCCTCCATAACGTCGGTAAATGTGCTCAACTAAGTCATTCTTCAGACATATGATTTGATCGGTCTCGAATAGCAAAATTCCTTCGAAGTACATTAGCAAATCCATCAATAGGTCCATGGTGGATCTCCAAAGGTGGTACGTAAGTTCTTCTATGATCATAGTCCAAATCATATTGGATACCGTAAGAATCCTGCTCATCCTCAACTATCATATTGTGCAATATAATACAAGCATACATTATATCATTGAGCGTGGATTGTCTCCAATAACAAGCAGGATCAcgcaaaatataaaaacgtGATTGTAGAACACCAAATGCTATTTCAACATCTTTTCTGGCTCCCTCCTGACGTCATGCAAATAACTTATTCTTATCACTTTGAGGTGCCGGAATTGTCTTGACAAAAGCGGCCCATTCTAGATATATGCCATCAACAAGATAATAGCCCATATCACAGTTTCTTCCATTGACAGTAAATTCAATTGGAGGAGCTTGCCCTTGCAATACATTAGTGAACAatgtagattggtttaacacATTAATGTCATTATTTGAACCAAAAACACCAAAAAATACGTGTCATATCCGCATGATAGTAGCGACTCCATGGTCACCACGAGTAAACTGGTCATGCCATGCAACAGGGCAATTCTTTCATACCCAGTACATACAATCAAGACTTCCTAGCATAACAGGAAAGCCACGAGCCTCCCCAATACGAAGCAATCGTTGAGTATCTTTAATTGTGGGTCTACGAAGGTATTGTtcactaaaattttcaatcacGCCCTCAACAAAACGCTCCATGCACAAAAGTGCAGTGCTTTCCCCCATTCTCGAATCTTCATCCAAATTATCTGCAGAGCAGCCATTTGCCAAAAGGCGCATTGCTACTGTACATTTTTGCAATGGCGAAAAACCTAGTCTATTCAAAGCATCTCTTCTTTGTGTAAAAAATCGAGACCATTCGCCAAGTGTTTGCACGATACGCAAAAACAGAGGCCTTCTCATCCTATACCTACGGAGAAAATATGCAGGAGGATATGtaggagaagaggagaaatAATCTGAGAAGAGACGTGCATGGCCTTCTTCTCGATTTCTCTCAAGATACCATCTTGTACtgctgcggcgacggcgacgttgAGAAACCCCGAGAAGTTGTGCTTCCATTTGTTTCTCTAATGTGGCTGCTAATTGATCCTCCAAACTGCTATCACTCTCATCATCACTAAAATCTGAATACTCATCTGAGCTCTCATATTGGGAGCTTGAGTCGTTggacatttttttatgaaatttgttgGCACACAGTTGGTCATCGCTCAGCAGAATTTAAATCATtgttaaaagataaaaacagCATCCACCTATTTTTTGTAAGCACAAATGTAGGCATGTAATAAAGACCTGGCACACAGAATGATTCAACTTAGATAACTAACATGCCTTAACCATTAAAATGGAATTATTCTTGCTAAAAAAAGTACAAGAGaattattcaaataaaaaggCAACGATGTGTAACAGATACGTGAAAGAACTAACTAATTTTTCTTGCCATGCACAATATTGCTAAAAAACCTTAATGCTTTCTCGTGCTCTGTCATTTGCACATCATTCATTTTGCTTGTGTCTGCCATCAGAAGGTCAGTATGTATTTGTCCATAGCCTTTGCTTCCCTTTTTGCCTCTGCTACTCTCTCATTTGATTGTGCTACTTCAATTCGATTTTTTGAGAGCTGAAGCTTTACCTCTGCCATCTTGGTTGCCATAGAGGATCGCAATTCTTGAGCTTCGTGGTATAGCTTAAAACCATCAGATGTGCTGTCCAAATATTGTGCCTTTACTTTTCCCTTTGCATTTGCTTTTGATGCCTTGGTCCCTATTGGTCGAACTTCCTGGTCAGCAATACGCCCAACATCAGCATTATCTGAATCACCTGCTTGGGCTCCTTTGCTCTTGATTTTTTCATTGTACATCCTGTTCCATTTAGGCTGGTCACGTACTATTGCTATTGTATTCTTCTGCAACATCCTTCCAGTAGCAATCACTCTTCTGTGAGATTCCTCCCATGGAATCAATAGATTTTTTCAGCCAAGCACTTACCTACACGCACATAAATTCCATATATTTGATTTAGAGCATGTAAAACAAGATTAAAACATGTAAACAATTGGGCACCGACCAATCTATCAAAAACATAAAGATAGAGTATGCGCTTTCCTAAGAAATCACATCACGAAATTAAATTAGAAAGTATTTGGAATCGTATATGTTGTAAATATAAACCTCTTTATCTCTGtgaattgaatatatatatcacattttaaaa
It encodes the following:
- the LOC102708024 gene encoding phosphatidate cytidylyltransferase 1-like, with amino-acid sequence MPYVRSAPERDSGSGGDGTPGTPSPTHGARVRLRKRSSDVPSDVNKTNGSNLLLNDQNKYKSMLIRTYSSLWMMAGFVFLIYMGHLYIWAMVVIIQIFMASELFNLLRKANEDRQLPGFRLLNWHFFFTAMLFAYGRFLSRQLVNTVTSDKLLYKLVSGLIKYQMFICYFLYIAGFVWFILTLKKKAYKYQFSQYAWTHMILLMVFAQSSFTVANIYEGIFWFLLPASLIAINDVAAYFFGFFFGKTPLIKLSPKKTWEGFLGASVTTMLSAFVLANFMGHFQWLTCPRKDLSTGWLHCDPGPMFTPESYHLPGWIPRWIPSREVAIMPIQWHALALGLFASIIAPFGGFFASGFKRAFKFKDFGDSIPGHGGFTDRMDCQMVMAVFAYIYYQSFLMVQDLSVETILEQILRNLTFEEQHDLYEQLGQLLTRGN